The Cicer arietinum cultivar CDC Frontier isolate Library 1 chromosome 1, Cicar.CDCFrontier_v2.0, whole genome shotgun sequence genome contains the following window.
accatatagagctttggtgagtttgaaaacatgatttggttttgattgattttcaaaacctgggggctgttttacatagacttgttcatttaagaatccatttaaaaatgcacttttaacatccatttgaaaaaatttaataagtttatgagatgcatatgcaagaagtatacgaatagcttctaaccttgcaactggagcaaaggtttcatcataatctataccttcttgttgattgtaaccttgagctactaatcttgctttgttcctgataaccttaccttcttcatctagtttgtttctgaaaacccatCGTGTACTAATAAttgtttgatctaatggatcAGGTACCAGGGTCCAGACTACATTTTTCCCAAACTGCAACAGTTCTTCCATCATGGCTtttatccaagattgatcaataatggcttctttgattgattttggtttgaTCTGAGATATTATTACCATGTTGttctcatcattcttgaatgattttcttgttctaaTCCCATCAGTCGTGTCTCCAGTGATTcgggtttgaggatgatcttcagtcgttctccagctttttggtggagaatgaaacagagattatttatcaatctctgttttttGCAAACTGTTTTGCTGCTGTATTTCGATTGGAGTTTCCTCTTTCTCatcttttttacttatatctaagtcatcaaactcatcaaatagtatgtgcatacttatttctacaacattagttcttaaattaaacACTCTATATCCTTTAGAATAAGTTGAGTAACCAAGAAAGATTGCTTTATccgattttgcatcaaattttccaatgagatctttgttgtttaaaatgtaacagtaacaaccaaagatatgaaagtaagagatgtttggttttctatttttccaaatttcatatggggttttgttgatgatattTCTTATGGATACATGGTTTAGAATATAGCAAGATGTGTTCAcagcttcagcccaaaaatatctttcaacatttgacTCTTCTAAAAtggttcttgccatttcttgtagtgttctatttttccgttcaacaactccattttgttgtggaggtCTTGCACATAAAAGATTATGAGACAtgtcaagttcatcaaaaaaggtTTTAAAATAAGCATTTATAAATTctcttccatgatcacttcttacaaaaatgatgttggattcttttttattttgaacttttttgcaaaatattttaaatgcttcaaatgcatcatccttttgtttcaaaaacagAACCCAGGTAAATCTTGAAAAGTcatcaacaataataaaattatatttcattcctcctagacttgttgttttaaCTGGCCCAAAaagatctatgtgaagtagttcaagagttatgtttgttgttacaaagtcttttgaataaaaactacttttgacttgttttccttttgcacatgcttcacatattttatctttttcaaagttaagttggggtaatcctctaacaagatctaattttgagatttttgaaatggttttcataCTGATATGCCCAGCtcttttatgccatatccatttatctttattgatttatataaaACATGATTCACCaggtagttcttcaagatacaaaacatataaatttttctttcgatttccagaaaatagaatttctccagttttagtttttctaatttcacatacctttggtttgaaaatgacttcacatccattgtcacatagctgacttatgcttaacaAACTGTGTTTTAAACCTttcacatattgaacatcagttATCTGAGCacagtttgtcttaccaatggttcTGTTACATTTAATCTGAGCTTGGTTGTTATTTCCAAAAGTAACCgatcctccatccttcttgatgaatgtTATAAAGTAGtttttatctcctgtcatgtgtcttgaacaaccattgtccaagaaccaaggctttctctttatatttggaaatcCAACCTGCATTCGATATTATTTCagccttaggtacccactttgttttggatccttgagagttagttttgaaattttctttcttcttaaGATAATATATCGTCCctttttgattgttttttaaaccAACTGAATATTTACTTGTTgatttcaaaaatgatttaataaTCTGGGTTTTAGAAGATTTTGAACTTGGTTTGAAAACATTTGCAGATCGTTCTCCTTTTTCTGGTTTTTCTGGAGAAAGTTCAACTTTCATTCTGGAACTTTCTCCATTTTGAAAGCAGTCTAGAGAATGTTCTCTTTTTTGCAGTTTTTTCAAAACTGGTTTGACAAAATGATCTCCTCTCTTAATCACCTTTTTACTTTCAaacttttcatctctttttctaaaatagcaagcaaatttcagatgtccaagttttttacagtatgagcatctagttttgcatctttcttcctttctttctgggacaaagaaattttcataccgttttgttttttgagtttgattgaaaccaaggccaactttatcaaagattcctatttgagatcccataattttatgaaaggcttcagtagctttaatgaaatttaataaatttgttttaagaagttcattttcatttttaaggcgaatgttctctgttttcagagcagaacgttcttgaccttcttcttcttcttcttcttcttcttcttcttcttcttcttcttcttcttcttcttcttcttcttcttcttcttcttcttcttcttcttcttcttcttcttcttcttcttcttcttcttcttcttcttcttcttcttcttcttcttcttcttcttcttcttcttcttcttcttcttcttcttcttcttcttcttcttcttcttcttcttcttcttcttcttcttcttcttcttcttcttcttcttcttcttcttcttcttcttcttcttcttcttcttcttcttcttcttcttcttcttcttcttcttcttcttcttcttcttcttcttcttcttcttcttcttcttcttcttcttcttcttcttcttcttcttcttcttcttcttcttcttcttcttggcTTTTGTCCACCTCtgttttgggatttttgttttgaaatccctttttgaatTGATCTcatcttctcatcattctctgtATTCTTCTGGTGAGAAAAGCAATTTCATAGTATCTTCTTGTTCGTTTTCTTCTAGTTCTTCCTCTATTTGTGCTGTGATTTTTTCTTGGAATGCTTTtagtgctattgcctttcccttcttgattggtttgtcttcttgtagcagtacttcatgtgctcttaatgttccaattaattcttctaggggaagtgattcaaggttcttggcttggcttataactgttaccattggtctccatataattggaagacacctcatgatcttACTTACTCTTTCTTTAACtgtgtaagctttgccaagagaacgcatttcgtttactattgttgtgaatcttgagtacatttcatcaatggtttctccttcttgcatttcgaacagttcgaatttcattatgccaatgtctatcctagtttctttgacatggcttgttcctttatgatgagtttgcagtgtatcccaaacttcttttAAAGTTGTGCATTCAtatactctttcactttcttccctgcttaaagcacatgataagaataactgagctttagaattttgaagtaccttagttttatcatcAGTTGTCCAGTCTGTTTCTTTCTTCATGGCAGAGTttgagtcatcttgatcaacccttggtatgaagtctccatctgtaatgatgcacCATATCCCTGTATCTTGAGACTTTAGAAACAAATGCATCTTATTTTCCAGAAGTAGTAatctgatccatcaaagaatggtggtctgtttgaagatcgtccttcaacaatgtactttgctttcgacattcttctagatcttttctctagcacTTGCTAGGTGGTTTTGCTCTttctagagaccgagctctaatgccaattgaagtagcaatgccaattggtttttattataaaacggagaacgttcttggttagcttataaaacagaaaattagtttgtgttttatcttagttaatcaaacaagcttaataaataaagagataagatagagaatattacacaaagatatatcctggttcacccaactcgggctacgtccagtcctcacactgtgagattttccactaagtgtttaaaacaaagaaccttcttgattttacagcatctagtttagatcaaccttgatctgtttcagtctctattactttccacctagaaagtaaatgcaacacctatctaactttgataggatttaATACAATCTAAAGAAACTATAAtaaaactcttatagtttgagtttttacaataagatttttttttgatagaatctaagatgtctcaactcgtgtttgacattcgattctttacaaagaaatcagTAGTAATCACACAATCTGATGTTGGAatttagaactgcttcttctttgtgaaaattgagaacttcaagtatgtgaGTGTGAATGATTATAGGAATTgacagcacttgaatttcttacttAATTTCTAGATATTGGCCTTCCTTTCATAGGCGTTTAGAAGCAATTAATAAGGGtcaaaaagagctgttggtagtgctctgttacttttgaccaaaaccaatatatgaaaataaaaataatccaaccTTTGAATAATTTGAAACTGATTTGACTGAGTCTATTACAGCCTTGCTTaatcagttttgtcttctagtttaaGGGCCTTTGAAGCTTCTCACTTAATCTTTGATGCTACAGCTTCGATCTGGAGCCCTAAATCTAgccaaaatagtttggagaaagattataagccattgcagaagTAAACAGAACACTGCTGTAATtatgcagaaaacagagattgattatcaatcttcatctgtcaatttgatctttctggagatttgatgatcaatttggagttcctgttttgatctttctggatgtctttgtaatgtcttaacatatatcaaggttgatcaaactttcttgacaattTGATTTAAGTGGTTTCAAACTGTTTCAACTGGTCTGtttcgagtccttttattttaatgattcgagAACCTTCTCGTACTGGGATGAAtcctatttgttccttgccatgtactgatgatattggtataaaattcagaggcaaagGCTTTGTTAAACtggtggagattgattggtcaagatgatgtgatgatcattcttgaaactggagatcatTATCTGTTTTTGTCCATAATGTTCTTGTTACAGTTTTGAActgtttttctttgctttgcttgatttttttctttaattaaattcactcaaaagtacaagttaaattaacataacattttagaatcataattaattatcttaattaacctttgtttattttcatcaaaactttaaatatagagtttgtctcaacaaaaatatgatatttaatttattaattaaaattttaaatatttgacatCCCCAAAACATGTGTTCAAGCTCCACCACTGATGAAAGATGAAAATACAACTTTGTTTTTATGTGGAAACCCCTCAAGAGATTGACATTATTAAAAGATTTAGGAACattgatattattatatgtgtttTAGGAACTTTGATATTGGTAATGTGTCGAGGAAGTATAATTCATTCTACATTTTATTTGGTAAGTGATCCATTATTTATAGCATTTTCACCAAGCAAGATGTGCATCAACTTATTAGTATCTTGCATAGTCCAAGTTTCATAATTTTCTTTATCTCTCCATTTTCCTTTGTTATTTCCTTGTTGTAAATCCCCTATATGATTAGTAATAcgccaataataataataaccatttaataataaacataacaaCATCATACtactattaataaataataatatttttagttcttataaaattttaaaatactatttttaaccCTTATAataaaattctcaatattttagtctctaattttatttttattttttttagtgtctattttaaaatacaaattgtaaaaaaattaatatttttagtctctagCAAATAGttcctataaaattaaaataataacctcaaaccctaaacaataaacttcaaacactaattcctactaataataataacctcAAATCCTAAACCTTATTATATAACATGAgacaaaacaatttatttattaaattataacaagacaaaataattttttttattaaacaagacaaaacataaaaaacatattaatttggAGAAATACTAACATGACAAAACATAAAGAactcaaatcaatttttttattaaaaaaacaatatagtagaattaaaaaaatcaatgataACATACAGAACCAACCAAAATATGTCAATGTGAAAAATACATGAAGAaccaacaaataaataaataaaaatataataaaaaaactaacaaaatcAACATAAAAGAAATACATGAAGAACAACAAAGATATGAAGAATCAAAACATGAAAGTGACACAAaagaagataaagaaaaataaaaatctaatagAGAGATTCGAAAACAGTAAAAAATAATAGCAGGATTATTGAAAGAATCTCTAagattttggtgagattgttgAATGAGAGTTGTCTATTTTTGaatattaaaagataatttttaagttgtaaaaaatttcaattgaaTACCATCGAACTTTGTTGCcctctttaaaaatattagaaatcTCAATTAAATATCTTAAGAATtatttataatcttttaaaatcttaatagaataccaaataatttattttaattcaaaattcttttaaattctCAATTCAATACACTAATTATACATCAAATTAGACTTTAATGGAAAAGTAAACTATTGCATTTCAAAGCCACGAGTAAATTGagttttttatgtatatatccatttttttttattttttctttaaatgccatactctcaaattaaattccctgaatgtcctactttttggTTTCAACAGGAAGTCGTTCTTTGGGGGAAGCGACCTCCTGaagagaattttttattttattttaataggaAGTCATTTTCCGGGGAAACGACCTCCAACTGgataacaataatttattataacatttatttaacattttatttagtTGGAGGTCGCTTTTCTGGGAAACTACTTCCTATTGAAATACAAAAAATTCCTCTTTACGAGGTCGCTTTCCCAAAGAACGACTTcaatcaaaatgaaaaaaaatttacgtaattaacaattttttttttaactttagaaaaaaaatcaatcaaaatgaaaagaaaaactaatCGTAGGAGATGAATGCAAccaaaaagaatataaaacaaTAACTAACCACCAAATACTTTGATGAAATAAAAGATTAAGTGAGCAATGAAAAGAACAGCATCCCACCTTTTTCCTAAACCATATTGATATTCTTAAGAGTCTGACACACATATGAAATAAGGTCTCACAAAGTATTTATATAATCATCTAACTAAATTTTAAGATTGTATCTCTTTCAGTTGAAGTGATGAACCCAAAATTAATGAGAATGTAGAGGCGCATACTTGGGGAAAAAGTAATGGCTACAGatatacaaaaaaaacttaGGGTGGATCTAAAAATCAACACAATAAGAATATGAGACAATGAAGTAGATAACATGATGTATACCAGAAATTTCATGAATCTCTTGGTCttcataattacttttaatatttgaaaaagatGAAATGAAGAGGTAGAGTGAATGGGGAAGAAAGATAATGACTGGTGGGGTGAAGTGAACGGagaaaatcataatatataCATTAATTACATTGGAAAAGAAATATGGAAATATAAGATGTTGATGGTTTAGGCCCCTAAATGGTTAGCAGTGTGTGAGAGATGAAATGGAACTTTGGAAAAAGTGAAAAATTGGAACTTTGGAAAGATGCAATGGGTAAACAGTAGCAATGGAGTGAATTGTTGGAGTAAGTAGGTGAAGATTTTTGCACGTGACAATAATTAAGAAACTGGTTTAGGCAGGATTTGTTACAGGTTTAGGCGCCAAATATGTAGTTTATTATTTTGCTGTAGTAAATTAAAGATTGGTAAATATACATATTATCTTTGACTAAttggagtttttatttttttgttaagaatgtgaaggaaataaagaaatgatgaaataaatatataatccCTAATAGTATTAATGATTATCAGATCTAcaacttataaatttaatatctttcGCTACTAAAAGAAATCACCCGAGTTAATAAACTTTTTTGAGTTGAAAGATAACtctcaattaaattttatctttataaattagtttagggcttgtttttaaaatataagttaacttataacttaatttaaaatataaaggcTAAAACTACacattaagaaaaattaattgacaaaaaaatttatttctatatttgtttagagaaaatagagtatatatcatgagtataaattaattttatatttatgataaattaaagttattgatttattattatattttcataacCAGATAATAAATGACTGTGTTACAACACACATCCAATATTGTTATTTCTTTACTTTTGTGTTTCTTTTACGGTAACAATGCACCCCCAGTAATGACATttctatcaaaacaaaattcacGACAACTCTATGGAAGAACATGGTGAAGCTCCTACCATCTTCAAAATTAATCTCCAAAATCTATCTTCCTAAGAAACTCTCATATAAATCACCACGTTTCACAACCCCTTTCTCTCAATACAATTGCCATCTCACTTTCCGAACCACAACCACCACTACCATCATCATGTCCATAAACCTACACTGCCACGCGTTCGCAGGCAACCCACTAATATCCAAAACACCAAACCGAGGCGATCCGTTTTCTCCCACAACTGCATTCGAAACCCTGACATCACGAATCTCTGAAATCACCTCTCACCACTCCCTTTCCCCTAATTTTAAGGTACTCCCCTTCAGAAACGGGAAGCCCCTCGCTTCTTCCTCTGGTAGCGAGTCATGGCGACTCGGTTGGATCGGTCTGAGCGAACTCGGTGGGTTAATGAGTTCTGAACTGAGCAGCCACTCGTTCGTGTATCTGGGTTCGGATGCGGAGGAAGATGCGGTTTACTGGACGATTGATGTTTCAGGGGAGAGTGGATTTGTGCCTGAAATTGGCGGCGTAAGGTTTAGCTTTGTGGAGCTGAGGACGCTTATGGTTGCTACTGATTGGATTGATTCTAAAGCCATGGGAAACTTGGCTATTGCTGGTCATGTAAGTTCCtttttgttgtgttgttgagaaattatattttttagtgaaGAAACTGTTTTCTCTTTAGGGTATAATTTGTGATTGATgctattttttatcttttaaagtaGGATTTGGTTGAGACAGAACATTATACATGGCTTATTTGGTGTTTTTGCAAAATAAAACAGAACTAGTTATTGGAATGACAATTGGTACATTTAGGATCTGGCTAGTGGTTCATTGTTgtcataaataaaatgatatagtggaaaattataatttctatgGCGGACAAGAATACCTGAGTTGCTCAAAACATCAACCATGATTGATGCTATTCTCTAGAAGTAGAAGTTCATGGCTCACACGGTAAAATGATTGATGCTGGTTTGACAAAAACAAGGGGAAACAGACAACTATGAGTTGAGTTTTAAGGCAGACATgtctgtttttttcttcttcttgttttaGCAAATTAGGTCACTTTCTTAGACGTTACAACAAGGAGGACCATGAATTTATACATTTGAGACCGACACCGGTCATCATTGgaattttttatgaattcaaGTATTGACCACCCTGATAACCCTATCAAGGTGGTCCACCGTGACTGTAGAACTTCTCCTTTATTGATATATTAGATAAGGATAACCATATGAAAAATacataacataaaaaaacaaaacaacaccTTTTTATCTGCCTTACACAGCAATTTCGTGTAAAACTATTTGGTGGTAGTGTTAGGAGGGTTTAGAACATAATTTAATAGTAGTCAGTTGTCATCTTAGAAAGTAGAAACAATAGCCATGTTTTTTTTCAGCTTTTTAAGAAAGGAGCCCAACAACCTTATTAGTGACTGATGCTGTTTTATCTCATCCATTGGACCAACAATTATTGGCAGAAAATTTGACTTCAATTATCTCAGATTAATATCTGAAGAGCAAGTGAAGAAAACATccaaatatgtttattttaaaaataccatcacgtaaacaaaattttgttaggattgaatgtgatttcaaattttcaatatttatttttattttattcacctCAGATGCTTGGCATCAAATTACAGGAGGAgaaatttattttctacttGCTCATGTTCACCTCCTGCTATACATTCCCATCTTTTGTTCCCAAATAAATTCTCAATGTGAGAAATAGTCGATACTTTTTACAAGCTTGGGAATTGGTTATTACTCTTTATTGTACTGTTTTGTGGATATATCATATTTCTTTGTGACAAATACTTCAATACTTATGCAAGTTTCtgcaattatattatttttctagtTTGTTGACCTTTATGATACTTCATTCTTTGATATCTGTTATAAGATGTTTTCATATCACAATACCAATAGGCAATGCTGCTTTACTAATTCCTGGATTTGGCCAGGCCAGAGCACTGTTAGAATGGCATAATATTTCACGTTTTTGTGGACATTGTGGAGAGAAAACAGTCCCAATGGAAGCTGGGAGGCGGAAGCAATGTTCAAATGAATCATGCAAAAAGAGGATATATCCACGAGTTGACCCGGTTTGCTATCTTCTTGTTTGAGTGTTGATTGATCAATTGAATGATTCGGTGTTTTGCTGACGACTCTGGTCAATTGATCTTATACAGGTAGTCATTATGCTGGTAATTGATCGAGAGAATGATCGTGCCCTTTTGAGCAAACAATCCAAATTTGTACCTAGAATGTGGAGCTGCTTAGCAGGTTTTATAGAGGTGTGTTCTTGACCTAATTTAAAGCCACTTCATTGTTTAGGTACTCTAACTAGAATTCCAACGGATTGgattatattgattttaaagGGAAAAGTCATTTGATTCGATCTCTTCGGTTTCCGTATTTTTCACCCAATTAGTTTGGTTTATATTTGAGGAGctattaaataaacttaataatacataatgaatataataaaacaa
Protein-coding sequences here:
- the LOC101498115 gene encoding nudix hydrolase 19, chloroplastic; the protein is MVKLLPSSKLISKIYLPKKLSYKSPRFTTPFSQYNCHLTFRTTTTTTIIMSINLHCHAFAGNPLISKTPNRGDPFSPTTAFETLTSRISEITSHHSLSPNFKVLPFRNGKPLASSSGSESWRLGWIGLSELGGLMSSELSSHSFVYLGSDAEEDAVYWTIDVSGESGFVPEIGGVRFSFVELRTLMVATDWIDSKAMGNLAIAGHARALLEWHNISRFCGHCGEKTVPMEAGRRKQCSNESCKKRIYPRVDPVVIMLVIDRENDRALLSKQSKFVPRMWSCLAGFIEPGESLEEAVRRETWEETGIEVGEVVYHSSQPWPVGPNSMPCQLMVGFFAYAKSLEINVDKEELEDAQWHSREDVRKALTFAEYKKAQKTAAAKVEQMCKGVEKTHSLSTDFNVESGELAPMFVPGPFAIAHHLISSWAFPDHNINGSECHSKQPTGSANL